The Drosophila subobscura isolate 14011-0131.10 chromosome A, UCBerk_Dsub_1.0, whole genome shotgun sequence genome includes the window TTGCTCGCTGCTCTTGCAGCTGGCAGAGACGTTCGGCTTGGCGCTCTCTGGCTTGCCGCTCGGCAGTCTGCCGGTCTGCAGCCTGCTGCTCTCCAGGTTCAGTGATGGCAAAAAGCGGTCACCACCCTTCGATGGCTCAAGAACATCGGCATAGGCATTGGTCCAGCTGAACATGGACTGCGAAGACACCGAAGCGGAAGCAGTGGGTGAAGAATCTCCCTGATAGTCGCCGAGGTCGCTGCAGTCGCCGATGGAATCGGCATGCACAAGGGTGGGGCTCTCGCTGAGCCAATCCTCCTCGATGGGCGACTCATTGCCATCGATGTGGAGTCCAGTCAATGCATCAGCggcctcatcctcctccaacTCCTGGCAGAAGTTCTTCAGGGTTTCAGCGTCGCTCTCCAGATACTCACCAACATCCCCGCGATCCCCCACCAGAGTGCAGGATGAGGTATCGGTGTCGGTATCGGTATCGGCTTCAGCCACAAGCGTACGATCGGTTAGTCCCGCATCGGACTCATCATTATCACTTTGGGCTCCCCAGTTGGGCATTGGACTGTCgcgtccagctgcagctctgccaGACAGCAGGTTCTGCTCCACACGTTTCCCCTTGTCATTGCGTCGTGCAATAAATGCCATTGCGTTGCCCTTGAATTAAATTAGCACAGGCGAAAGaaagtaaaattatttttctgtttcacagaatttttgttgtgtgtttctaCAGGTCGTCTGTTTGAGACTAAGGAATTGAGTGACGAGTTTGCTTTGTGTGCACCTACAGAGGATTCAAATGGTGCTAGATGTTGGGATTTTTTGATTCGTGTCATTACAGTTTTTGCCGTACTCGTAGCCTCTGAGATTTATGCCAAAGCCCGGCAGCATACGAAAAGATCTCGAGCAGCGCAGTCGGAAAAAGCTTCgctgcagtggcagagcaAGAACTTCGTATGTGGCCTACGCACAATTGCTCTGCTgcccgcagcggcagagaagcaagaaacgtttttgggcTTCGTTTGCGTGCAAAGGTGCCAAAGGTGCCAAaggtgctctctctccctcgcttaCTCTCCCGCTGCGCAACTCTCTCGGAAGTAAGTGCATGGCAAAGATCCGTTACTACGTATGgacagagaagcaagaaacgtttttcgTTCCGTGTCTGTTGTCGGTGCACACAAATGCAgccaaacatacatatttatgtgtgtcagacagacataccaaaatatatgtatatctactTCATGCAGTTGAAAGCTCTCTGAGTAGCGGTAATAATTATTTCACTCTGAACATAAGCAGCTTCAATGATATACGATTAGTGTGGGGCTTTGGTTGTTtgggggtggggcaggggtggcagcagctgaaggtGCCACCATTATTGTGATGCCTGCTGACTGACAGCTCTGTTGACTGTTTCTTCTCGCCCCTTTTCCGACAGCCGCTTTGtcttgtttcgtttcgtttcttttcttttcgcttttttgctcttcttcttTTGGTTAGGGTAATGCTGAATCAACAAAGTTGTCAACTTGGACAATCCTTGGAGCCTTTTTGTCGAGTGTTTGCTTGAGCCTAGCGATTGCTTCTCCTTTGTCTGCTGCTTTGCTTCCTACACTTTTGCCCATTCCTCATCTCCTACCCTCCCCTCCCGCCTATTGCCCGCTCCTGTGCCCGCTCTCTGCtgcagagcaacaaaaactcagCGTGAGATagttaatttgttttcactttaGCAACAAGAATATCATCGTCATCCTACGTACTCTTGCCCCACACCCAGGctcacacccactcccactgccttTCCCTTAcactttctctctgtgtttctcCTCTGCCCATCACTTTCGCTGTGTCTCCCCCACTTTTGGctcatttattttcagtttgacGCCTGAGCGCTGCTTATTTGCACAACAATAgacagcaggagagagagagagagagagagcgagcgcgagaGTGGAGCAGGAGAATGGCGAAAAGTGGAATGAAAGGGATGAGGTGTCTGCTGGTCTGCGGACAAAGCGAGGGAGCAGCCATACTGCTGGCGCGCTGGCCAGAGGGTTGTGTGAGAAGTAGCCGCTGTCAAACTTATCAAATGGCGACGcgaagcagaaagaaaagatTGCACAAATGAAGACAACACAAGGGTGTTGCCAGCAGAGACTCGTGCTGATTGTCAGTGGCGGGTGGCTGTTGTGGGTGCTGCTAAAGGCAGTTGACAACTGcgaaaaaataaagtaaatggCAACGGGTATTTGCAATGGCTGGGTGAGGGTGGGCTGGGGGTTGGGTAGGTAAATGGTCacaaagcaaaattaaaaacgcaaaaacaaaagacaaaccaaggcagcagcggcagcaagcgACAGAGTGGGACGAACAGTGGGAGAAACCTCCAAGGGGCTGGCAATGGCTAGTGCCACTGAAACTGCTACTGTGGGCAACATCAACTCAAAATGTGGAGCAAGTGGCAAGCAAACGACTGCGAgagtcctgtcctgtcctgtcctgtcccatCCAATCCTGTCTAGCGGCAGGAGAACACCCAAAAAGTTGTCACCCGCTTGCCTGTCACggctgcaaaatatttcaatttggcattttatcccagcaacaattgttgttCGCTCTTTTGCCACTGTGGATGGTGGCTGGCACCGCGTGGTGGGCGGGTGTTGCGGGTGTTGCGGGTGTTGCGGGTGTCGTAGGCtgacatattttaattaaattgtttgcgGAGCCACTTGGCCTGAGCTACGGCTGCGGGCAAGTGCCGTCGGCTGTGGGACGATCCCCCCAGAATCATCAACACTTTATGAAATGGATTTA containing:
- the LOC117889675 gene encoding uncharacterized protein LOC117889675; this encodes MAFIARRNDKGKRVEQNLLSGRAAAGRDSPMPNWGAQSDNDESDAGLTDRTLVAEADTDTDTDTSSCTLVGDRGDVGEYLESDAETLKNFCQELEEDEAADALTGLHIDGNESPIEEDWLSESPTLVHADSIGDCSDLGDYQGDSSPTASASVSSQSMFSWTNAYADVLEPSKGGDRFLPSLNLESSRLQTGRLPSGKPESAKPNVSASCKSSEQKECERKLRYEEWVQRKNEQKKEDLLAKKRASERLERLNKERMEQSEQKVREWNLKKAQLLQEQRNKKPLTIPKKSSTTSVPTNASRPRETPEERRQRLQVFERSRAAREQRLAREQEEKEQRILARRQLADGAFSRWMENVHTRPKPVPFNQGFDSLRGTASKIYINPKEWDSSIDPPSDARDV